The Helicobacter jaachi DNA window AAGCATTTTTTGCCACCACCATCGCATCATCAAAATCAAGGGGCATTTGCGCGATGATATCTTTTTCCAAACTCATCACTAGTTTTTCCTCTTGCATATCACGAATGCGTGATAAAAGCTTTATAAACAGCTCTTGTGGGAATACAACATATTTTTGCCCTTGCTCATCTTGCAAAAACCATAAATCATCTTTTGAGAATTCACCCTTTTGCATATCTAAAAGCATTTTGTCATCTTCTATCTTGCGTAAAATGCCTAGATTCTCGCTCTGCTCATCAAGCCATTTATCTTGCTTATCTGCTTTCATGCTTGCTCCACAATGGGTAAATTATTGATTTGAGCCAAAAATAGCATAATGCCCTTTTGCGCGTGCAGGCGATTGCATGCCTCCTCAAATACGCGGCTTTGTGCGCCCTCAATCACGCTATTACTCACCTCATATCCACGATACGCAGGCAAGCAGTGTAGAAATATCGCCTCTTTTTGCGCAAGATTCATTATTTGTTCATCAACACAAAATCCCTTAAATGCCTTTGCGCGCTCCTCTTTTTGCTCCTCTTGTCCCATTGAAGCCCAAGTATCTGTAACGATTACATTTGCCCCGCTTGCGGTATCTTGTGGATTATGGCTTAAGAGAATCTTGCCGCCACTTTTTGCGCAAAGATTATGCGCAGATTCTATAATTGCTTGCTTTGGCTCATAGCCCTTTGGCGAAGCTATACGCAGCTCAAAGCCTAAAATGCTTGCAAGATTAATCCAAGAATGCGCCATATTATTTCCATCGCCAATATATGCTACTATCGGCACGCGCCCATTTGTGCCACCATGTGGATAAAGCACATTTGTATGCTCTAAATAAATCCCGCATTCAACCATAGTCAAATAATCTGCCAAAAGCTGCACAGGGTGAAAATCATCGCTTAAGCCATTAATCACAGGCACGCAAGAATAACGCGCAAACTCCTCTAGCCGCTTATGCTCTGCTGTGCGCATCATTATCATATCAACCATAGAGCTAATCACGCGCGCAGTGTCTTTAATACACTCTCCACGCCCAAGCTGAATGTCTTTATTGGATAAAAAAATACCATAGCCACCTAGCTGAAAAATACCACTCTCAAAGCTTACGCGCGTGCGTGTAGAAGCTTTCTCAAAAATCATAGCCAGCACTTTGCCTTGCAAATAGGGCTTATGCACACCTTTTGTTAATTCTTGTTTTAAGCGCAGGGCTATATCAATGACGGATAGAATTTCATCTTTACTAAAATCATTGAGCGTGAGAAAATGTCGCATTTGCCTGCCTTATTGCGCCTAAGCGTGGTGTTTAATGAAAGTTTGGATTGTATCCAAAAATGGCTACAAAAATCTTAACACGCTTTTAGTTTGTAGGATTTGTGGGGATATAGTCTTCAACGCCTATGGTGATGTTAAGCGTTAGGTTTTTGAAAAGCACTCTATTCTTACTGCGCTCATAATAAAATTCCTGCCCGCCGCGCACAAACCATTGCACAAACGCACCATTATTTGCCACCCGCTTGCCCTCGCCATCAAAAATATCTCTTGCTGCTAAAATATCGCTAAACAAAGTAGGATAGCTCACCTCGCCAAAGAATCCACGCGCAGCCATCCATTTTGCGCGGCACTCTTTCATCACACAAACTTCTTTTTGGGTGATATTAATAGTCCCAATAGGTTTGCCAAGCTTGTATAATTCGATAGTGAGATTTTTGCCCTTGTATTTGAGCGAGGCAAAGTCGTAGAATTTCACACGCGGCGTGTCAATTAATAGAATCTTAAACTTTGTAGGTTCTAAAACAGGGGGTTGCTTAGCATTTGTCTCTGGGTCTTGATACAAATCCTCAAATAACGAGCAGGCAGCAAAAACAAAGCAAAGCAGCACAAGAAGGCTGCTTTTAAATATTTGCTTAAAGATACCCATCGCACGCATGGCTTGCCCTAGATTCTATAAATACGAGCTTATGCTCGTGCGTTAGAGAGGATTCTGTGCCAGATTCTGCCATCAAGCTTTAGCTCCATATTCACTTGGCATAAGCCGTCTTTATACACAGTTTCAAGCACTTCAGCATTGCGGATAAGCGCTTGCACTTTTGTTTTAACAGTTGAGCTTTGTAGCATCATATCGCGCACGGTATCTTGGGCATTTACTCTAATGCCATACATTTTTTCGCCAATTTGTCTATACGCATCTACAATCGCCGCACGCTTCGCCATAGCAAAGGCTTGAGAGGGAGAGAGTGAATTCTCTGGTGAAACGCCTATACCCACCGCGCTCAAAGTGATTTCATTTTCTGGTGTGAGCATGGGGGAATTAGGGATATTGCTATTATCGCCCCGCCCGATGTATTCATTATCTCTATCAAACTTTGGCTCTAAATTATCCTTATTTAAGCCCGGCACCTCGACTTTTTCAACCACAAGTGTATTAATCTTTTGATTGCCGCTTGTGGGCTTTGAGATAAGATTTGGATTGGTGTTATATCCAGGCATTGGCGGATAAGTAGGTGCTTGGATAGGCGAATATACAGGCTGATTGCTAGCGCTTGGGGGGATTAAGCCATTATTAGCCCCGCCTGTGCTATCACCAACATTTAGTAAATCTCCGCAACCACTAAACGCGAATACAGCAAAACTCGCAACGATTGAACTCTTAAGCAAACCATTTTTCATATTCAGTCCTTTGAATTAAATTTCAAAGCAGGTTAAAGCAAGTAGTGTTCCATATTTTTATTTCTCATATCGCGCTTTATAGAATCTAGCCCTTAATCTCACTCCTCTAAAATCACAAATGGCTTTTGTTTTGAGGCATTAAGCGGCTTAGATTCTGTATTTTGCTTTTTTACATCTGCATTAGCGCGTAAATCTGTTTTTACATTTGGCGTAGCGGTGCGCACCTGTGAGTGTAAGAAATCTAGCGCATAATCTGTTTTTGCAAGCCTAGCCGCACTTAGAGAGAGTTTTGGCATATAAGCTTGCAGGTCTTTTACGCGCCGTGAAATATCCTCAAAATACGCAATTGCCATTTTGTCGCGCTCCTTATCTTTCTCCCAGCTAAAGCCTTTGTTATAGGATTTAATCACCTCATACCAATTTCCCTTGCGCACTTTATACCAATATGTTAGCTCCTCAAGTGCCGTGAAAGAGGCAAAATCATCATCGCGTATGAGCAGCTCGCCTACCATATTACGCATAAAATTAGAATCTGTTTGCTTATGTTTTTTTAGAATACCCGGAATATGCGCATGGTAAATGCCAGCGGAGGGGTCTGCGAAATTTATACGATATTCGCCAGCACATGATTCTTTCCACGCAATGGCTGCCATAGTGTAGCCAAAGCCACTTTTTGCGCCATATTTAAAGGCTTTAAGTATAACTTGCTTTTGATTTTTGTTAAAATCTTTTGGCTGCACACATTTGCCCTCAATCTTATGAAGTGGCAAGGCATAGCCTACAAGCACATAGAGTGCTAATAAGCCTAAAATAACGCTACATTGCCGCATAAATCGCATACGCTCTCCCTTAAATCAAATGCTCCTAAAATCATACGCCTAACTTTAGCTTGCCTAAATAACTTTTTAATAACTCTGCGTTACAATGCCACAATCATATCTAAAAATTAAAGGAATATCTTTGAATCCGCTACATTTGCCCTTGCTTGTTGAGATTCTTACCGAAGAACTCCCCGCAATCCCGCTTTTAAAAGAACTCCCTCATATGGTAGAAAAATGGCAGCGCATTGCCCAAAAATCTGGCATTACCTCAAAGCCGCTTTTGTATTACACGCCGCGTCGTATTGTGCTTTATGAGGAGCAATTCCCCACACGCACGCAAGATAGGCTTATAGAATCTTTTGGTGCGCCCATTAGCATTGCTTTTATTGATGGTGATAAGACAAAGGGTCTTACCAAAGCTGGAGAGAGTTTTTATAAAAAGTTAGGGTTAAGCCCTGATACGCCGCTGCAAACAGCACAAAAGGATAATAAAGAAGTGCTTTATTACTCCACTATGCAAGCAGGTGTGCCTACAAGCACGCTTATAGGAGACATACTTAAAGAATGGCTTGTGGCGTTAAATTTTGGCAAAAGTATGCTTTGGGGGGATTTGCATGAGAGCTTTATCCGTCCTGTGCGCAATATACTTGTCTTGCTTGGGGAGGAGAGCATTCATCTTAGCGCCTTTGGGCTACATAGTATGCCACAGACTTATGTGCATCGAGATGTAAGCTTTGAGCCTTATGCGGTAAGCTCGCCAAATGCGTATTTTGAGATACTAAAAAATGGCAAGGTGCTATTGTGCCAAGATGAGCGTAGGGCGAAAATCTTGCAAGAAATTGCGCATATAGAATCTACGCAGGGCATTCAAGTAGAAGTAGATAAAGATTTATTAGATGAAATTGTGGCTATTACAGAATATCCACGCGCGGCTTATGGGAGCTTTGATGAGGCGTTTTTGCGCCTGCCAAGTGAGGTAATTATCACTTCTATGAAAGATAATCAACGCTATTTTGCCACTTATAAAAATAATGCTTTGCATAATGGTTTTATTATGGTGTCTAATTCCACTGCGCCAGAGTTAAAGCTCATTGTGCAGGGTAATCAAAAGGTGCTTAAAGCGCGCCTTGCTGATGCAGTGTTTTTTTATGAAAATGATTTAAAAACAGGTTTTGAACCTAAGCGTCTATCCCAAATTGTGTTTGTTGAGAGTTTAGGCTCTATGCTTGATAAAACTAAGCGTGAAAATGTTCTAGCCCTTATGCTGCTTAAAGCATATAGTGCGCATATAGAGGATAATATTACGCACGCAGGCGAGATTCTAAGCAGTGCGATTAAGTATGCTAAGGCAGATTTGCTCACAGAAATGGTGTATGAATTTCCAGAATTACAGGGCATTATGGGCTTTTACTATGCTAAAAGCTTTGGTATGCCCCCACTTGTCGCCCAAGCCATTAAAGAGCAGTATCTCCCTACGGGCGAGGATAGCGCGCTGCCCAGCAATATGATAAGTGCGATTGTAGCGCTAAGCATTAAGCTTGATAATATTTTTAGCCTTTTTAGTATTGATAAGATTCCCACAGGCTCAAAGGACCCTTTTGCGCTAAGGAGAGCAGCAAATGGCGTGATTAAAATCATATGGCATTTTGGATTAGATTTTGATTTGCACAAAGATTTAGCAGCACTTTACCAAGCAGGCGGCTATAAGCCTAGCGATTTAGGCAAGATAGAATCTTTTTTCCTTGAGCGATTAGAGGGTATGCTAAAGCTTAATCCCTCTATTATTCGCTGCGTGCTTAATGCGCGTGTCAATAATCACAAAGTGCGCAATCTTAAGACATTACTAGCAAATGCCAACGCACTTCATACATTTTTTGAGAAAAGTGATAAGCAGGCTTTGGTGGCATTATTTAAGCGCGTGGCAAATATTTTAAGTGATGATATTATGCCTACGCATATTGATGAGCATTTACTGCGCCTAAAAGAAGAAATTGCACTTTATAAAGCACTAAAACATCTTAAATCCCAGCATTTTGCAAGCATTGAGGAGCATATAAGCGCGCTTTTTGCGCTTAAAGAGCCTTTGGAAGCTTTCTTTGAATCTGTGCTTGTTAATGATACAAATCCAGCCATTAAGACTAATCGGCAAATGCTCATTTTTAGCAT harbors:
- the argF gene encoding ornithine carbamoyltransferase, with the translated sequence MRHFLTLNDFSKDEILSVIDIALRLKQELTKGVHKPYLQGKVLAMIFEKASTRTRVSFESGIFQLGGYGIFLSNKDIQLGRGECIKDTARVISSMVDMIMMRTAEHKRLEEFARYSCVPVINGLSDDFHPVQLLADYLTMVECGIYLEHTNVLYPHGGTNGRVPIVAYIGDGNNMAHSWINLASILGFELRIASPKGYEPKQAIIESAHNLCAKSGGKILLSHNPQDTASGANVIVTDTWASMGQEEQKEERAKAFKGFCVDEQIMNLAQKEAIFLHCLPAYRGYEVSNSVIEGAQSRVFEEACNRLHAQKGIMLFLAQINNLPIVEQA
- the glyS gene encoding glycine--tRNA ligase subunit beta yields the protein MNPLHLPLLVEILTEELPAIPLLKELPHMVEKWQRIAQKSGITSKPLLYYTPRRIVLYEEQFPTRTQDRLIESFGAPISIAFIDGDKTKGLTKAGESFYKKLGLSPDTPLQTAQKDNKEVLYYSTMQAGVPTSTLIGDILKEWLVALNFGKSMLWGDLHESFIRPVRNILVLLGEESIHLSAFGLHSMPQTYVHRDVSFEPYAVSSPNAYFEILKNGKVLLCQDERRAKILQEIAHIESTQGIQVEVDKDLLDEIVAITEYPRAAYGSFDEAFLRLPSEVIITSMKDNQRYFATYKNNALHNGFIMVSNSTAPELKLIVQGNQKVLKARLADAVFFYENDLKTGFEPKRLSQIVFVESLGSMLDKTKRENVLALMLLKAYSAHIEDNITHAGEILSSAIKYAKADLLTEMVYEFPELQGIMGFYYAKSFGMPPLVAQAIKEQYLPTGEDSALPSNMISAIVALSIKLDNIFSLFSIDKIPTGSKDPFALRRAANGVIKIIWHFGLDFDLHKDLAALYQAGGYKPSDLGKIESFFLERLEGMLKLNPSIIRCVLNARVNNHKVRNLKTLLANANALHTFFEKSDKQALVALFKRVANILSDDIMPTHIDEHLLRLKEEIALYKALKHLKSQHFASIEEHISALFALKEPLEAFFESVLVNDTNPAIKTNRQMLIFSIYNEFLRIGDIKDITL
- a CDS encoding LPP20 family lipoprotein → MKNGLLKSSIVASFAVFAFSGCGDLLNVGDSTGGANNGLIPPSASNQPVYSPIQAPTYPPMPGYNTNPNLISKPTSGNQKINTLVVEKVEVPGLNKDNLEPKFDRDNEYIGRGDNSNIPNSPMLTPENEITLSAVGIGVSPENSLSPSQAFAMAKRAAIVDAYRQIGEKMYGIRVNAQDTVRDMMLQSSTVKTKVQALIRNAEVLETVYKDGLCQVNMELKLDGRIWHRILSNARA
- a CDS encoding DUF2603 domain-containing protein translates to MKADKQDKWLDEQSENLGILRKIEDDKMLLDMQKGEFSKDDLWFLQDEQGQKYVVFPQELFIKLLSRIRDMQEEKLVMSLEKDIIAQMPLDFDDAMVVAKNALESLRSNDGVLPDINTTLLAEDIKKQYPNLFFDIDYFRKTNNME